From the Salinimicrobium tongyeongense genome, one window contains:
- the wecB gene encoding non-hydrolyzing UDP-N-acetylglucosamine 2-epimerase → MFVIVARIYLKLISVNELLLVFGTRPEAIKMAPVIFELRKKNISFAVCVTGQHREMLYEVLDFFNIDPDYSLEVLSSEQSLNALSAKLLLAVDEVLQKEDPSVVMVHGDTATSSMAALAAYQRGIRVVHVEAGLRTYNKRAPFPEEINRQITARIADLHFAPTENAKLNLLQEGIPESTIFITGNTIVEALKYGIAKSKTSHNAEIERLSRLLDHEKKLILVTGHRRENFGLGLSNLCDALRELGKSGDLEIIFPVHLNPAVQEAIYSRLEKEKNIHLVGPVQYSTMLWLMERCALVITDSGGIQEEMPFFRKPLIISREVTERMEGVEAGFAFLAGTSKEQILNKCRSLLANPPEFRSMQNPYGDGLAAERIVAVLEQLREE, encoded by the coding sequence ATGTTTGTAATTGTAGCCAGAATCTACCTCAAATTAATTTCTGTTAATGAACTCCTGCTTGTATTTGGTACTCGACCTGAAGCTATAAAAATGGCTCCGGTTATATTTGAGCTAAGAAAAAAGAATATATCTTTTGCTGTATGTGTGACCGGTCAGCACAGGGAAATGCTTTATGAGGTACTGGATTTTTTTAATATTGATCCAGATTATTCTCTCGAGGTTTTGAGTTCGGAGCAATCTCTGAATGCTTTAAGTGCAAAGCTTCTATTGGCTGTAGATGAGGTACTGCAAAAAGAAGATCCAAGTGTGGTAATGGTGCATGGGGATACTGCAACTTCTTCTATGGCCGCCCTGGCAGCTTATCAAAGAGGAATAAGAGTAGTACATGTGGAGGCAGGATTAAGGACCTATAATAAGAGAGCGCCTTTCCCGGAAGAGATTAACCGGCAGATCACGGCAAGGATTGCCGATCTTCATTTTGCACCCACAGAAAATGCGAAGCTCAATCTTTTACAGGAAGGAATACCGGAATCGACAATTTTTATTACCGGGAATACCATTGTTGAAGCTTTGAAGTACGGCATTGCCAAAAGTAAGACTAGTCATAATGCCGAGATTGAAAGATTATCGAGGTTACTTGATCATGAGAAGAAACTAATTTTGGTCACAGGACACCGGCGCGAAAACTTTGGATTAGGATTGTCCAATCTTTGCGATGCCCTCAGGGAACTTGGGAAAAGTGGCGACCTGGAAATAATTTTTCCCGTTCATTTAAACCCGGCTGTACAGGAGGCAATTTATTCAAGGCTTGAAAAGGAGAAGAACATTCACCTGGTAGGTCCTGTTCAATACAGCACCATGTTATGGTTGATGGAGAGGTGTGCTCTGGTAATTACCGATTCCGGAGGGATTCAGGAGGAGATGCCTTTTTTTCGGAAGCCGCTCATTATTTCCAGGGAAGTCACGGAAAGAATGGAAGGAGTAGAAGCCGGTTTTGCTTTTTTAGCTGGGACGTCTAAAGAGCAAATTTTAAATAAATGCCGCAGCCTGCTTGCAAATCCTCCTGAATTCAGGAGTATGCAAAATCCGTATGGGGATGGTTTGGCTGCAGAAAGAATTGTAGCAGTTTTAGAACAATTACGTGAAGAATAA